The DNA window TACCAGGTCAGCAAGATGCCGAGCACGGGAATGGCCATCAGCAGCGCGTAAAGCGCAAGATGCGCGACTTTGGCCGCACTTCGTTCAAGCGGTGACATTTCCTGCGGCAGGCCGGGCGTCCCCAGCGTCAGCCGCAGGCCGACACGGATGACGACCAGCGCGAAAAGCAGCAGCCCGAACGAAATATGCAGCCACCAGACCATCGCCCGCCCCGGATCGCCGCGCGGAAAAACCTCCTCGACGTAAGTCAAGCCATAAAGGCCGATGACCAGCAGGAACACTGCCCAGTGAATGGCTTTCTGCGCGCTTGTGTAGGTGGGGTGCATGCGAGTTTCCAGTTTTGAACGTTTCTAAACTAGCCGCGATCATGTCAAAGCTTTGGCGGGCGACGATCCTCTTATGAAGGGAACGTCCAGGGGCCGGGCTGTGATGACCGTGATTCGGTGGACACTGGAACAGGCAACCTGTCAGTTCGCTGACAACAGGGCATCGGATGGCGCGATGCGTCGGCCAAAGAAAAGCCCGCACGAACCGGGCTTTTCTTCGGATCTCTCGGCGCCCTCAATAAAAGCGCGGGATAGGGCCGTTCTGCGGCGTCGTGCGGTCGCCGAGGTCGAGAAAAACCTCGTCGACATAGCACCAGCCCCAGCCTTCCGGCGGATCATAGCCCTCGATGATGGGATGGCTGGTGGCGTGAAAATGTTTGGTCGCGTGGCGGTTGGGCGAGTCGTCGCAGCAGCCGACATGGCCGCAGGTGCGGCAGAGCCGCAGATGCACCCACCACGAGCCGCTCTTCAGGCACTCCTCGCAACCGAGCGCGCTCGGCGTCACGTCCTTGATCCCAGCCGCATGCTTGCATTCATCCGCCATCACACTCTCCTGGCCAGTTGAGGCTCAACTCTTCCTTTTTTGCGCTTTTCCCGCGAAAACCGTTACACACTTTTCGTGAAATTGCTGTCCGCGGCGTGGCTGGCGTCCCGCGCGAGATAGGCATGCAGCGCCGCGACCACCTGGGCGCCCTCGCCGACAGCCGCCGCGACGCGTTTGACCGAACCGCAACGTACATCGCCGATGGCAAACACCCCGCTGCGGCTGGTTTCCATCAGACCCCGGTCCGGTCCGAGCTCGGATCCGGTGCGGATGAAACCCTTGGCGTCCAGCGCCACGTTGCATTGCGCCAGCCAGTCGGTGTTCGGATCGGCACCGATGAACAGGAAGAGATGGCGGATCGGGCGTGTCGTCTGCTGCCCGCTGACGCGGTTGCGCCAGCGCACGCTGGCAAGATTGCCTTCCTCGCCCTCCAGCGCCTCGATCTCGGTCTCGGTCAACACCTCGATGTTCGGCTGCGCCTTGATGCGCTCGACCAGGTAGCGCGACATCGAGGCATCGAGGCTGCCGCCGCGCGCCAGCAGCGCGACTTTGCGCGCATGGCTGGCGAGGTAGACGGCCGCCTGGCCGGCCGAATTGCCGGCGCCCACCAGCGCCACCTCCTGGCCGGCGCAAAGCCGCCCTTCGATGGGCGAAGCCCAATAATGCACCGACGTGCCCTCGAACGGCGACAGGTTGGCGACATCGAGACGCCGGTAGCGCGCGCCGCTGGCGATCACCACGCTGCGGGTGCGCACCGTCTCGCCATCGCCCACATCGAGCAGGTAGCGGGCGCCTGAATTGTCGGCCGCGGCACTCAGCAGCTTCGCCTCGTCCGGGATCACCATTTCGACGCCGAACTTCTGCGCCTGGTTGTAGGCGCGCGCCATCAGCGCCATGCCGGTGATGCCCGTGGGGAACCCGAGATAGTTCTCGATGCGCGAGGAGGCGCCGGCCTGCCCGCCGAAAGCCCGGCAATCGAGCACGATGGTCGACAGCCCTTCCGACGCCGCGTAGACCGCCGCCGCCAGCCCCGCCGGCCCGGCGCCGACAATAGCGACGTCATACAGCGTATCGGCATCGATCGGCCTGAGCAGGCCGATGCAGCGGGCGAGGTCCTTCTCGCCGGGATTCATCAGCAGCCTGCCGTTCGGGCACAGCACGACCGGCAGATGGTGAGGATCGACGTCGAAGCGCTCTACCAGGGTTTTCGCGCAGGGGTCGCTGGCGGAATCGAGTACACGGTGCGGCTGGCCGCTGCGGGCGAGGAAGCCTTGCAGCCGCAGGACATCGGCATTGCCTGATGGTCCGATGATGATCGGCCCGCTGGTGGCGCTTTCCAGGAGCCCGACGCGGCGCAGGATCAGCGCCCGCATGATGCGCTCGCCGAGATTGGCCTCCTGCACCATAAGGTCGCGCACGCGCCGAGAGGGAATAACAAACGCCTCGACAGGCTCGGCGGCCTCGGCATTGACCAGCGAGGGGCGGGCCGAAAGCTGCGCCAGTTCGCCAACGAAGCTGCCCGGACCATGGGTGACGATCGTCTCGTGCCGGCCGAGGCCGCCATCCTGGGTGATATCGACCCTGCCCGACAGCACGACGATCAGGCCGGGCGCCACGTCGCCAGCCCTGATGATGTGCTCGCCGGCTGCATAGAAGCTGGCTTCGCCGAAACGGCGCATGTGGTCGATGTCGGCCTCGCTCAGCGTTGGGAAGGCCTGATCGCGCCGGGCGCCGAAGATCGCGGTGCTGGATTGAGACATGGTTGCGAGCGTAGCGAAGCAGCCGCGCGGTTTGAAGCGGTTTGTTCGGGGACTAGCCGGGAGGGGAGGTTTGCCGCGGCGGCCGCGGCCTTCTTCGGTCACGAACCTAGCGCAAATTCCGTGCTCCCTCGCTCACGGGACGGTCAAAGCGGCGAATCCGCGACATCAGATGGATCTACCCTGAGATAGATCGCGTGGCCTCAGAAAACACTCACGCGCAGTGGAACACTGCAGCATCTATGAGGCGCCTCTTGCATCCCTACGCATAATTTCTGCACGGCTTAAGTATCAGCTTTTCCATAACGCTTGAATTCCGACAATATAGACCCTACCGCGTCAAATTCTGGCTGGAATTTTTTTAGAAGAACTTTTATTTGATCTTCAATTATTTCAACATTCTGAACGTCCTCGACATTCGCCGTATTATTTCTAAAAAACTTGGAAAATTTTTTCGCCTTATCGGTCGCGCCATTTTGAAAGCGAATGTTGGCTAGTTTCTTCTCTTCGGCAATAGACTGGATCCTTTCGATGACCCCCTTGCGAAATTCGTGATCGGCAAGAGGCCCCACTTCAACGTGCAATTTTAACCCACCCCCGTTTTTTTGAGGATTGTTCCACATGTCGAGCCAAACGATAAGTGGATAGCCGGCCCACCAATCTTCGCAACCAGGCCATTCCAAGGTGTCTTCACCCAATGCCTCATACCAATTCAGCGGGAGAAAGCTCACATTTGAGTTCGAAAGGGCGTTGAAGATATAGTCCCTTCCACCAATGGAAATCTGACCTAGGTAGTCCGTATTCTCGCCAAAGAGGTTTCGCGCCGCCAAGGCAAAATCTGAACCCGCGCCGTGTGTTTGGACAAATTCAAGAACTTTCCTATGCTCACGATAAAGCTGCCGAGCCAGTTTTTGCATTTCCAATAGCTCTTTGCTCATGCCAGTCGCGACCTCTAGGATTTCTATATAGTGGTTCAAGAAAATTCGTACTTCCGCAGAAATCTGATAGGATTCCTGTTTCAGAAAGCGCTGCAGGAACGTGCATATAGTCGCGTAACGAATTGTTACATAGGAACTGTCTTCCGGCATCTCTTCTGATAAAGTCAGGAAGACGCCTTGTATCAACAGTTTCGTTTGCGGGCTGCCGCGCGATAGATCAACCAATTCCTCTATTCGATCACGGTACTTCTTTAGCTGCCCGCCATGCTGGACGCTGTGGAATTTGTTCTCCACAACGAACGCCCAACCATTGCGAGGCGACAGAACAAGAATATCGATGTTATTCCATTCTCGACGAATATCGGCATCGCGCAAATCGGCTTGTGCGACTTCCAAAGCCGAGGGGCGACGACCGCTATTCCCGCGCAACGCTTCGGCAAGAAACGACTTCAGGAAATGGTCCCCGAACCCATGTGTTTCTTGGGGGTCCATCAGCCAGGCGAGAATGGCGGAATGGCGGATTTCCATCCCTTCCATCCGCATGACCCTGATCGGATTGAAGCGGTTGATATAGGCTTGGATCTGCTGCAGCTTTTCGTTGTTGACGAAGAGGCTTTCTAGTTCGTCCTGCATTGGCGTGTCTCGCAACATGATCCTTGGAAAGCCAACGGCATCAAATTTCTCGCGGCGATGTCATTGACCGCTTGCTCTGTTTCAACAGATTTCATGCTTGGGTGACGACTGGCAATCTATGACGCGAGCGCGATGGCTGGCGTCCACTGATATCTTGCTAACGCACAATACAAGCTACCTCGCACAGAGATGAGCGAGGCAGATCATCGACTTTACGAGGTGACTTGATCCCGTTGGTAGTCGGGAAAAATGGTGCCCAGAAGAGGACTCGAACCTCCACTCCTTGCGGAACACGGACCTGAACCGTGCGCGTCTACCAATTCCGCCATCTGGGCTGGTGCGGGCTCATGTAAGCGGGCAAGCGATGGCTGTCAACGCGCTTTTTGGACCGTGGTCCCGAAAGGTGACTTCGCCTTCCGCAAAAGCGCCCCCCAAAGCAAAAGCCGCGGCCTCCGCTTGCCGGCTCATGAACCCTCAGCCTTCCAGGACTTCCTTCGACGCCACGGTCGAATCGGCGTTGAGCTGGTAGATGACCGGGACGCCGGTGCCGAGTTCCAGCTTGACGATCTCCTCGCCCGACTTGCCGTCCAGCGCCATGATCAGCGCGCGCAGCGAATTGCCGTGGGCGGCGACCAGCACGGTGCCGCCGCGCAGCACGTGCGACTGCATGTCATGAAGGTAATAGGGCCAGACGCGGGCGCCGGTGTCCTTCAGGCTTTCGCCGCCGGGCGGCGGCACGTCGTAGGAACGGCGCCAGACATGCACCTGCTCCTCGCCCCATTTCTTGCGCGCATCGTCCTTGTTGAGGCCGGAGAGGTCGCCATAGTCGCGCTCGTTGAGCGCCTGATCGCGGATGGTCTTCAGGTCGCTCTGGCCGACCGCGTCGAGAATGTGCTGGCAGGTCTTCTGCGCCCGGATCAGCGCCGAGGTGAAGGCGATGTCGAATTTCAGGCCGCGCGCCTTGAGTTTCTGGCCGGCGGCCTTGGCCTCGGCGTGGCCCTGCTCGGTCAGGTCGACGTCGCGCCAGCCGGTGAACAGGTTCTTCAGGTTCCATTCGCTCTGGCCATGGCGCACGAGCACGAGGGTTCTCGACATGTTTGCTCCTTCAAATTGGCAAATTTGGCAGATCGGCCGCTTCAGCTCAGGCCGAGCACGTCCCGCATCGAATACAGTCCTGGCTTCTTGCCCCGTGCCCACAGCGCCGCCTTGACGGCCCCGCGGGCGAAGATGGCGCGGTCCTCGGCGTGGTGGGACAGCGTGACGCGCTCGCCGGTGCCGGCCAGGATCACGCTGTGGTCGCCGACCACCGAGCCGCCGCGCAGCGTGGCGAAGCCGATCGAGCCGGTTTTTCGCACACCCGTATGGCCGTCGCGTGAACGCACGTCGTTGCCGGCAAGTGCCATGCCGCGCCCGGCCGCGGCTGCCTCGCCGAGCAGCAGCGCGGTGCCGGAGGGAGCGTCGACCTTGTGCTTGTGGTGCATCTCCAGGATCTCGATGTCGAAATCATCGGCGTCGAGCGCGCGCGCCGCCTGTTCGACCAGCACCGCCAGCAGATTGACGCCGAGGCTCATATTGCCCGACTTGACGACCGTCGCATGGCGCGCCGCCGCCGCGATCCTGGCATTGTCGTCGGCCGAGCAGCCGGTCGTGCCGATGACATGGACGATGCGCGCCTGCGCCGCGTAGCCGGCGAATTCGACCGATGAGGCCGGCGTGGTGAAATCGAGCACGCCGTCAGCCTTGGCGAAGACCGGCAGCGGATCGTCCGATATCGGCACATTGATGATGCCGATACCTGCCAGTTCGCCGGCATCCTTGCCCAGGTAGGGCGAATCCGCGCGCTCGACAGCGCCGATGACGCGAGCGCCCGGAATGGTATGGATGGCGCGGATCAGCGTCTGGCCCATGCGGCCGGCGGCACCCACCACCACAAGGCCCATATCGCTTGCTTCGCTCATGTGCTCCTCACAGCAGTCTTCTTCGCACGCGTGGCCCGGACCAGAGTTTGGATCGGCTTGCTGTCATCAACAAGCCCCAGCCCCTTCTTGCCCTGGATGCGGTGGAAGCGGGCATAGATGCTGTGAGGGTCGGCCATCAGCGTCGCGTGGGTGCCTTCCTCGACCAACCGTCCCTCTTCCAGCACGATGATGTGGTCGGCATTGACCACCGTCGACAGGCGATGCGCTATGACGATGGTCGTGCGGCCTTGCATGACATGGCTCAGCGCCTCCTGGACGCGCGCCTCCGCCTCGTTGTCGAGCGCCGAGGTCGCCTCGTCGAGCAGCAGGATCGGCGCCTGGCGCACGATGGCACGGGCGATCGAGACGCGCTGGCGCTGGCCGCCGGAAAGGGTCGAGCCGCCTTCGCCGACCGGCGTGTCGTAACCTTGCGGCTGCTGGCGGATGAACTCGTCGGCTGCCGCCTGTTTCGCCGCCTGCTCGATCTCGGCGTCCGTGGCCGACAGCCGGCCGTAGCGGATGTTGTCGCGGATCGTGCCCTCGAACAGATAAGGCGCCTGCGCCACGTAGGCGATGGATTGCCGCAGCGAATGCTTGGTCACCTTCGAGATGTCCTGGCCATCGACCTCGATACTGCCCTGGTCGACGTCGTAGAAGCGCTGCAAGAGCGCCACCAGCGTCGACTTGCCGGCGCCGGACGCGCCGACGATGGCCGTGACCTTGCCGGCGGCAGCGACAAAGCTCAGCTCCCTCAGCACCGGCATGTCTGCGCTGTAGCCGAACGTCACATTGTCGAAGCGCACCTCTCCGGTGGTGATCCTGGCATCGACAGCGTCGGGCGCATCGCCCTGTTTCGGCTCCAGGTCGAGCAACTCGTAGATCATGCGCGCGTTGACCAGGGCACGCTCCATCCCGACCTGCGTGCGCGCCAGGCGCCTTGCCGGATCGTAGGCCATGATCAGCGCGGTGATGAAGGAAAACACCGCGCCCGGCGGCTGCCCAAGATACAGCGCCCGGTAGCCGGAATAGGCAAGCACGGCAGTGATGGCGAGACCGCCCAGAATCTCGGAAATCGGCGACAGCCGCTCCGATACGCGGGCGATCTTGTTGTTACGCTGCTCGGCCGTATCGGCCATGATGCCGATGCGGCGCGACAGCTCTTCCTCCAGGGTGAAGGCCTTGACGATGGCTATGCCTTGCGTGGCCTCCTGCACGGACCCGTTCAGCCGCGAATTGATCAGGACGGATTCACGGTTGATACGCCGCAGTCGGCGGGTGATGTAGACGACGGCCCAGATCAGCGGCGGCCCGATCAGCAGCGAGCTGAGCGACAACACCGGATCCTGATAGATCATCACGCCGACGAGAGCGACCAATGTAACCGCGTCGCGGCTGATGGAGGTCAGTGTCAGCGACAGCAGGTCACGAACACCGCCGACATTCTCGCTGACCTGTGCCGCCAGCCGACCGGAACGTGTATCGTTGAAGAAGTTGACGCCGAGCTTCATCAGATGGTCGAAGCTGCGCTTCTGGTAGCGCGCGACCAGATTGTTGCCGATACTGGCCAACGCGACTGCCTGGCCGTAACCGGCGAAGCCGCGCAGCAGGGAGGCTCCCATGAAACCGGCGCAGATCAACCAGAGCATATCGCCGCGCCGTTCGTAGAAGATCTGGTTGATCATCGGGGCCATGATCCACGCCGTGAAGGCAGTGGTGCCGGAAACGATCAGCAGGCAGGTGACGGCGACGACATAGGTCCAGCGATATTCATTGCCGTTTTCAGCGAGGATGCGGCGGAGCACCGCCGTGACCTCGCCAGGCTGGACTTTCTGTTTGGGGGCTTGAAGTGTCAAATCAGGAGCGCTTTGTGGTTTTCCGCCTCGTGGGATCGGGCTGCGAATTCGGCACCCCTCTTAACGTCATGAGGCCGGCTTGCCTATGCCCGCGGCTGATTAACTTCGTCGCGGGCGGCTCAAGCGCGCTCGCGGGGGATATAGGCGCATCCAGTCGAAGAGCTAGGCCTGCCAGCGCCTGCCAGCGGTCTGGACGCCGAACAGCGAGGGGTTTCGGGCATAGGCGGCAAGGCCGAGAAGTGCGGCCAGCGGTTGGGTGATGACGTAGACAGGCATGGTGCGCATCAGCGCGCTGTGGGGCGCCTTGTCCTCGAAGGCGGCGCGGAAATTGCCTTCCTTCAGCGCCGGCACGATCTTTTGCGCGATGCCGCCGGTGAGGAAGACGCCGCCACGGCTCATGAACACCAAGGCAAGGTCACCGGCCGTGCGCCCGAGGCAGGTGACGAAAGTCCGCAGCGCTTCCTCGGCCACCGGATCGGTCTTGGCCAGTGCCGCACCGGTGATCTCCGCCGGCGTCGTGAAAGGTGACGGCTTGCCGTCCGCCATGGCCACCGCCCTGTAGACGTTCACCAGGCCGCGCCCGCACAGGATCTGCTCACCGGAAATGCGGCCCTCGAGCTTCTCTATGTGCGGGAAAACCTCGAAATCGCGCGGCGTGCGCGGGCCGATGTCCATATGGCCGCCTTCGCCGGGCACCGGTATCCAGTGGCGCAGCGCGTAGACCAGCCCGGCGACGCCGAGACCGGTTCCCGGCCCAAGCACGACGCGGCCGGCAT is part of the Mesorhizobium loti genome and encodes:
- a CDS encoding 2,3-bisphosphoglycerate-dependent phosphoglycerate mutase, whose product is MSRTLVLVRHGQSEWNLKNLFTGWRDVDLTEQGHAEAKAAGQKLKARGLKFDIAFTSALIRAQKTCQHILDAVGQSDLKTIRDQALNERDYGDLSGLNKDDARKKWGEEQVHVWRRSYDVPPPGGESLKDTGARVWPYYLHDMQSHVLRGGTVLVAAHGNSLRALIMALDGKSGEEIVKLELGTGVPVIYQLNADSTVASKEVLEG
- a CDS encoding glucokinase; this translates as MPSVSDTDTSLRFPILIGDIGGTNARFSIVLDANSEAGEPTIVQTANYNTIDEAIQSAVLDRSSVRPNSAVLAVAGPVDGDEIELTNCPWVVRPRQMFASLGLSDIVVLNDFEAQALAVVALGEEHMEKIGGGAPEPNAGRVVLGPGTGLGVAGLVYALRHWIPVPGEGGHMDIGPRTPRDFEVFPHIEKLEGRISGEQILCGRGLVNVYRAVAMADGKPSPFTTPAEITGAALAKTDPVAEEALRTFVTCLGRTAGDLALVFMSRGGVFLTGGIAQKIVPALKEGNFRAAFEDKAPHSALMRTMPVYVITQPLAALLGLAAYARNPSLFGVQTAGRRWQA
- a CDS encoding PD-(D/E)XK nuclease family protein, which gives rise to MQDELESLFVNNEKLQQIQAYINRFNPIRVMRMEGMEIRHSAILAWLMDPQETHGFGDHFLKSFLAEALRGNSGRRPSALEVAQADLRDADIRREWNNIDILVLSPRNGWAFVVENKFHSVQHGGQLKKYRDRIEELVDLSRGSPQTKLLIQGVFLTLSEEMPEDSSYVTIRYATICTFLQRFLKQESYQISAEVRIFLNHYIEILEVATGMSKELLEMQKLARQLYREHRKVLEFVQTHGAGSDFALAARNLFGENTDYLGQISIGGRDYIFNALSNSNVSFLPLNWYEALGEDTLEWPGCEDWWAGYPLIVWLDMWNNPQKNGGGLKLHVEVGPLADHEFRKGVIERIQSIAEEKKLANIRFQNGATDKAKKFSKFFRNNTANVEDVQNVEIIEDQIKVLLKKFQPEFDAVGSILSEFKRYGKADT
- a CDS encoding ABC transporter ATP-binding protein, encoding MTLQAPKQKVQPGEVTAVLRRILAENGNEYRWTYVVAVTCLLIVSGTTAFTAWIMAPMINQIFYERRGDMLWLICAGFMGASLLRGFAGYGQAVALASIGNNLVARYQKRSFDHLMKLGVNFFNDTRSGRLAAQVSENVGGVRDLLSLTLTSISRDAVTLVALVGVMIYQDPVLSLSSLLIGPPLIWAVVYITRRLRRINRESVLINSRLNGSVQEATQGIAIVKAFTLEEELSRRIGIMADTAEQRNNKIARVSERLSPISEILGGLAITAVLAYSGYRALYLGQPPGAVFSFITALIMAYDPARRLARTQVGMERALVNARMIYELLDLEPKQGDAPDAVDARITTGEVRFDNVTFGYSADMPVLRELSFVAAAGKVTAIVGASGAGKSTLVALLQRFYDVDQGSIEVDGQDISKVTKHSLRQSIAYVAQAPYLFEGTIRDNIRYGRLSATDAEIEQAAKQAAADEFIRQQPQGYDTPVGEGGSTLSGGQRQRVSIARAIVRQAPILLLDEATSALDNEAEARVQEALSHVMQGRTTIVIAHRLSTVVNADHIIVLEEGRLVEEGTHATLMADPHSIYARFHRIQGKKGLGLVDDSKPIQTLVRATRAKKTAVRST
- the dapB gene encoding 4-hydroxy-tetrahydrodipicolinate reductase, with translation MSEASDMGLVVVGAAGRMGQTLIRAIHTIPGARVIGAVERADSPYLGKDAGELAGIGIINVPISDDPLPVFAKADGVLDFTTPASSVEFAGYAAQARIVHVIGTTGCSADDNARIAAAARHATVVKSGNMSLGVNLLAVLVEQAARALDADDFDIEILEMHHKHKVDAPSGTALLLGEAAAAGRGMALAGNDVRSRDGHTGVRKTGSIGFATLRGGSVVGDHSVILAGTGERVTLSHHAEDRAIFARGAVKAALWARGKKPGLYSMRDVLGLS
- a CDS encoding FAD-dependent oxidoreductase; translated protein: MSQSSTAIFGARRDQAFPTLSEADIDHMRRFGEASFYAAGEHIIRAGDVAPGLIVVLSGRVDITQDGGLGRHETIVTHGPGSFVGELAQLSARPSLVNAEAAEPVEAFVIPSRRVRDLMVQEANLGERIMRALILRRVGLLESATSGPIIIGPSGNADVLRLQGFLARSGQPHRVLDSASDPCAKTLVERFDVDPHHLPVVLCPNGRLLMNPGEKDLARCIGLLRPIDADTLYDVAIVGAGPAGLAAAVYAASEGLSTIVLDCRAFGGQAGASSRIENYLGFPTGITGMALMARAYNQAQKFGVEMVIPDEAKLLSAAADNSGARYLLDVGDGETVRTRSVVIASGARYRRLDVANLSPFEGTSVHYWASPIEGRLCAGQEVALVGAGNSAGQAAVYLASHARKVALLARGGSLDASMSRYLVERIKAQPNIEVLTETEIEALEGEEGNLASVRWRNRVSGQQTTRPIRHLFLFIGADPNTDWLAQCNVALDAKGFIRTGSELGPDRGLMETSRSGVFAIGDVRCGSVKRVAAAVGEGAQVVAALHAYLARDASHAADSNFTKSV
- a CDS encoding cytochrome b; amino-acid sequence: MHPTYTSAQKAIHWAVFLLVIGLYGLTYVEEVFPRGDPGRAMVWWLHISFGLLLFALVVIRVGLRLTLGTPGLPQEMSPLERSAAKVAHLALYALLMAIPVLGILLTWYRGDALSFFGLFTIPAPVPPDRDTARFIRELHSLCANSILILAGVHAAAALWHHFIRRDDVLKRMLPEGTP
- a CDS encoding UBP-type zinc finger domain-containing protein encodes the protein MADECKHAAGIKDVTPSALGCEECLKSGSWWVHLRLCRTCGHVGCCDDSPNRHATKHFHATSHPIIEGYDPPEGWGWCYVDEVFLDLGDRTTPQNGPIPRFY